A region of the Oryzias melastigma strain HK-1 unplaced genomic scaffold, ASM292280v2 sc01568, whole genome shotgun sequence genome:
CTTTTTTGCTCAGCACCTTTTGTTCAACATGttgatgaaaagtgctataaataaatataaacaaagtgATTGAATGATCCAGATTTcatctcagatgaggaaaacaaagacgttcatggatcgatcagtctgcatcagaatgaggcGGAGCAGAGCGACTGACTCGCCCAGCTTATTTTCTTTACCACAAAGATTTCTTTCAAACTGcgtttttcgtctgctcctgattcacctcagtttgaattaaataatattctgaaatgcaattttaagctttattttgataatacataatacattattttgataatccatcatcagaaaaatgctacaagaacaggTTAAAGCACTCTTAGAGCAGGCCTTTAAAAAATGGTGTTGAAAGTTAGAATTATATTACAAAATCAACGAGATGTTCAATCCAACATGAAAAAGCTGAGTCTCCCTAACAAACCTTCCTCCCGCAGCAGTAGCCCAAGCTCTGCATGACCGGGTCGATCTCCGACTCGAACACTTCCGCCAGCTTGGAGCAGTACTTGTAGACCCGGGACGTCTTTCGGTTGTAGAGCCAGGCGTTGTTGAACATCAGCCACACATCATCCACATACTGCCAGGGCTCTTGGTACTGCCCCGTGTCAAGCTTGCGCTTGATGGTAGATAGGTCTATCGGATTCTTCACGATGTCAAAGTAGTCCTGGACAAAATAAGGAGCACCGAGAATGTAATGAAAGTGAAGACAGAGATGAAGACTGCATTTGACCTCTGCCTATAACCAAAACTGCATCCTAACTCTTCAAATACAGTTCAGACATGTACACAGTTCTGTCAGGTGTTTATTGCACATCAACTCCCAATATACCTACAGGAATACCCAGCAGCATGGGGTCTACGGGCTGTCGGAACGGCAGAGATTCGGGATCCTGCCTGTAAAGGGACTCCAGCGTCGGCATCAAAGTCTGCCGCAGCTCCTCTGGTTTAAATACTGAAAGATACAAGCAGGAAAGGAAAGTAAAGACGGGATGAAATGATTCTTGGAGGTTAGAGTTAGTAAGAGGCACTGATTATCCTGTTCTATTTGACAAAACATCTTTAGTCGTTCTACGTCATCCAAGATTTTCCTCTTCCAACTCTTCTTCTGATTAAAGTATTCCACACGCACGGACAC
Encoded here:
- the LOC112139146 gene encoding histone lysine acetyltransferase CREBBP-like — its product is MPTLESLYRQDPESLPFRQPVDPMLLGIPDYFDIVKNPIDLSTIKRKLDTGQYQEPWQYVDDVWLMFNNAWLYNRKTSRVYKYCSKLAEVFESEIDPVMQSLGYCCGRKVC